One genomic region from Bacillus horti encodes:
- the mtnK gene encoding S-methyl-5-thioribose kinase, whose protein sequence is MAYRALSEEEAKEYALGIPGLFEQGAQLTSREIGDGNLNLVFHLQDKKSDRSVIFKQALPYARVVGESWPLSLDRARIESEALQLQHEILPGLVPKVYHFDKELSLTIMEDLSDHIILRKGLIEAKTYPEFAKHIGHFIAHTTFYQSDFFLAPEVKKQKLAEFINPDLCKITEDLVFTDPYYNAEKNSFNPLIEEQVKELWVNQELKGQVAQLKYKFLTATEALIHGDLHTGSIFVTSASTKVIDPEFAYFGPIGFDIGAVFANFVLNFAAQEVRIKNVEQRNVYQQYLLESIHQIWDVFEQQFTLLSLSQATDPSLRNEAFVQQFIQQVKEDALGFAGCKVIRRVVGLAHVADLDTIVDDTERAYAEKLSLYVGQQLILHRQKWAKEQSISAPIRSSFQQWEEKQHDTATRFGSVG, encoded by the coding sequence ATGGCTTATCGTGCATTATCAGAAGAAGAAGCAAAGGAATACGCTCTTGGTATCCCAGGGCTGTTTGAACAAGGAGCACAGCTAACCTCAAGAGAAATTGGAGACGGGAATCTTAATCTTGTTTTTCATCTACAGGATAAAAAGTCAGATCGTTCCGTTATTTTTAAGCAGGCACTACCCTATGCTCGTGTGGTAGGAGAATCCTGGCCGCTTTCCTTAGACAGAGCAAGGATTGAATCCGAAGCACTTCAGCTTCAGCATGAAATTTTACCTGGACTAGTACCAAAGGTATATCATTTCGATAAGGAGCTATCTTTAACGATTATGGAGGATTTGTCCGACCATATTATCCTACGCAAGGGACTCATTGAAGCGAAAACGTATCCGGAATTTGCTAAGCATATCGGACACTTTATCGCCCATACAACATTTTATCAGTCTGACTTTTTCTTAGCGCCAGAAGTAAAAAAGCAAAAGCTAGCCGAGTTTATCAATCCTGACCTGTGTAAAATAACAGAGGATCTTGTGTTCACAGACCCCTACTATAATGCTGAAAAAAATTCCTTTAATCCACTGATTGAGGAACAGGTTAAGGAGCTTTGGGTGAATCAAGAGCTAAAAGGTCAAGTAGCCCAATTAAAATACAAATTTCTAACCGCTACAGAAGCGTTAATTCATGGAGATTTACACACAGGAAGTATTTTTGTGACATCGGCAAGCACTAAAGTCATTGATCCTGAATTTGCTTATTTCGGACCAATAGGATTTGATATCGGCGCTGTCTTTGCTAACTTCGTCCTGAATTTTGCAGCTCAAGAGGTGCGTATTAAAAATGTGGAGCAACGAAATGTCTATCAGCAGTATCTGCTTGAATCTATTCATCAAATTTGGGACGTTTTCGAGCAGCAATTTACCCTGCTTAGCCTATCACAGGCTACTGATCCATCCCTTAGAAACGAGGCATTTGTTCAGCAATTTATTCAACAAGTTAAAGAGGATGCCTTAGGCTTTGCAGGATGTAAGGTTATCCGTAGAGTTGTCGGCTTAGCCCACGTAGCTGACTTAGATACTATAGTGGATGACACGGAAAGAGCTTACGCTGAGAAGCTTTCCTTATACGTAGGACAACAGCTCATTCTTCATCGCCAGAAGTGGGCTAAGGAACAATCGATTTCTGCACCTATACGATCATCATTTCAGCAATGGGAGGAAAAGCAGCATGACACAGCCACTCGCTTCGGTTCAGTGGGATAA
- the mtnA gene encoding S-methyl-5-thioribose-1-phosphate isomerase, with the protein MTQPLASVQWDKELDQLILIDQTRLPRHIEYLFIRTIEESWEAIKSLQVRGAPAIGMTAAYGLYLGIRHAQNASRRELEQLITEQASYLASSRPTAINLVWALERIKTKAFNHPEISPPELIQLVLEEARLIQQEDENVCRSIGEHALTLFEDGIGVLTHCNAGSLATARYGTATAPFYLAQEKGWNIKVYADETRPVLQGSRLTAFELQQAGIDVTLICDNMAASVMQKGWIQAVIVGTDRVAANGDVANKIGTYGLAVLAKAHNIPFYVAAPLSSIDLNTEQGADIPIEEREGTEITHISEIPVAPAGIQTFNPAFDVTPSHLVTAIITEKGIVRGNYKQGLAELFQNHNIVELQINEAK; encoded by the coding sequence ATGACACAGCCACTCGCTTCGGTTCAGTGGGATAAAGAGCTAGACCAGCTTATCTTAATTGACCAAACAAGGCTACCAAGACATATTGAGTATCTGTTCATTCGTACCATTGAAGAGTCTTGGGAAGCTATTAAATCCTTACAGGTAAGAGGTGCTCCAGCCATTGGAATGACAGCAGCGTATGGCTTATATCTAGGTATCCGGCACGCACAAAACGCCAGTCGGAGGGAACTAGAACAGCTTATCACTGAGCAGGCAAGCTATTTAGCTAGCTCAAGACCCACCGCTATCAACCTAGTATGGGCACTTGAGCGAATCAAAACGAAAGCCTTTAACCACCCTGAGATTAGTCCTCCAGAACTAATCCAGCTAGTGTTAGAGGAAGCACGTCTTATTCAACAAGAGGATGAAAATGTTTGTCGATCCATCGGTGAACATGCCTTAACCCTCTTTGAGGATGGCATAGGGGTACTTACTCATTGTAATGCTGGTAGCTTAGCCACAGCAAGATATGGAACAGCAACGGCTCCCTTTTATTTAGCTCAGGAAAAGGGCTGGAATATCAAAGTTTATGCTGATGAGACACGCCCCGTTCTGCAAGGATCACGCTTGACTGCTTTTGAACTTCAGCAGGCGGGAATTGACGTTACATTGATATGCGATAATATGGCTGCTAGTGTCATGCAAAAGGGCTGGATTCAAGCCGTAATTGTAGGGACAGATCGTGTAGCAGCCAATGGTGATGTAGCAAATAAAATAGGAACATATGGGTTAGCTGTATTGGCTAAGGCCCACAATATTCCTTTTTATGTTGCTGCACCTCTTTCATCCATTGATCTAAATACAGAGCAAGGAGCAGACATTCCGATTGAGGAGCGTGAAGGAACTGAAATTACTCACATCTCTGAAATCCCTGTTGCTCCAGCGGGCATCCAAACCTTCAACCCAGCCTTTGATGTCACTCCTAGCCATTTGGTGACAGCCATTATAACGGAAAAAGGAATCGTCCGTGGAAACTATAAGCAAGGCTTAGCTGAGCTATTTCAAAACCATAACATTGTAGAGCTTCAGATAAATGAAGCAAAATGA
- a CDS encoding methylthioribulose 1-phosphate dehydratase encodes MKTRPWEYQQLWEELTEAKELFARRDWFPGTSGNLSVRTKCDPLQFLVTASGKDKSKTTNEDFLLVNDQSQSCYVTDLKPSAETSIHEAIYSKLGAGSVLHVHTIYNNLISDLYFEQNGVEFQHIELIKAFNLWDEDAEIKVPIVHNYANIPKLTEEVLSVLDVRVPGVLIRNHGIYAWGKSIFEAKKHLEAFEFLFELRYKRLVISQVKSLI; translated from the coding sequence TTGAAAACGAGGCCTTGGGAGTATCAGCAGCTATGGGAGGAATTAACAGAAGCGAAGGAGCTTTTTGCCCGTAGAGATTGGTTCCCTGGTACTAGTGGAAATTTATCTGTAAGGACAAAGTGTGATCCCTTGCAATTTCTAGTTACGGCTAGTGGCAAGGATAAGTCAAAGACGACAAATGAGGATTTTTTACTAGTGAATGATCAATCTCAGTCTTGCTATGTAACAGATTTGAAGCCTTCAGCAGAGACCTCCATTCATGAGGCGATTTATTCTAAGCTTGGAGCAGGATCTGTATTACACGTGCATACGATTTATAATAATCTTATTTCAGATCTTTATTTTGAACAAAATGGTGTTGAATTCCAGCATATTGAATTAATAAAAGCATTTAATCTTTGGGATGAGGATGCCGAGATTAAAGTGCCGATTGTGCATAATTATGCAAATATACCAAAGCTGACTGAGGAAGTTTTAAGCGTACTAGATGTGCGCGTGCCGGGTGTTTTAATTCGTAATCATGGTATTTATGCTTGGGGGAAAAGTATCTTTGAAGCGAAAAAGCATCTTGAGGCGTTTGAATTCCTTTTTGAACTAAGGTATAAGAGGTTGGTTATTTCGCAAGTGAAAAGCTTAATTTAA
- a CDS encoding 1,2-dihydroxy-3-keto-5-methylthiopentene dioxygenase has product MATIFIRNEERRIENQEQVASFLADQGVLYEHWDTTKLPKELQGKCSLTDEEKSQTLEVYDEEIRSLAERNGYQNWDVVALSESTPNLEDLLKKFEQVHTHTEDEVRAITAGHGIFIIKGAEDTGYFDVELEAGDVISVPVNTPHFFTLMDDRQVVAVRLFIETEGWVAHPFEDPEFQK; this is encoded by the coding sequence ATGGCAACAATTTTTATACGTAATGAAGAAAGAAGAATTGAGAACCAAGAGCAGGTTGCTTCATTTTTAGCAGATCAGGGTGTTCTTTATGAGCATTGGGATACAACGAAGCTACCTAAGGAACTACAAGGAAAATGCTCCCTGACAGATGAAGAAAAGAGTCAGACGCTTGAGGTGTATGACGAAGAAATTCGCTCCTTGGCCGAACGTAACGGTTATCAAAATTGGGATGTTGTAGCATTATCCGAATCTACTCCTAATCTTGAAGATCTATTAAAAAAGTTTGAACAGGTGCATACACATACGGAGGATGAGGTTCGTGCTATCACAGCCGGACACGGTATCTTTATCATAAAAGGGGCAGAGGATACAGGCTATTTTGACGTAGAGCTAGAGGCGGGAGATGTGATTTCTGTTCCTGTTAACACTCCCCATTTCTTTACCTTGATGGATGATCGTCAGGTAGTTGCTGTAAGATTATTTATTGAGACAGAAGGCTGGGTAGCACATCCGTTTGAGGATCCTGAGTTTCAAAAATAA
- the trmL gene encoding tRNA (uridine(34)/cytosine(34)/5-carboxymethylaminomethyluridine(34)-2'-O)-methyltransferase TrmL, with protein sequence MGFHIVLYQPEIPYNTGNIARTCAATNTKLHIIRPMGFTTDDRMLKRAGCDYWHSVDIAYYDSMEECMALYSDHRFFFIETQGKHTYTEVTYKDGDFFVFGKESTGIPKSILEQHRENWIKIPMSLEHVRSLNLSNTAAILVYEALRQTNFPGLE encoded by the coding sequence GTGGGTTTTCATATTGTATTATATCAACCAGAGATTCCTTACAATACAGGAAATATAGCTAGAACATGCGCAGCGACGAATACGAAGCTACATATTATTAGACCAATGGGCTTTACGACTGATGACAGAATGCTTAAAAGAGCAGGCTGTGATTATTGGCATTCGGTAGATATTGCCTACTACGATTCGATGGAGGAGTGTATGGCTCTTTACTCTGATCATCGTTTCTTTTTTATTGAAACGCAAGGTAAACATACCTATACAGAGGTCACTTATAAAGATGGCGATTTTTTTGTTTTTGGTAAAGAGTCAACGGGTATTCCTAAGTCAATCCTAGAGCAGCATAGAGAAAACTGGATCAAAATTCCTATGAGTCTTGAGCATGTTCGTTCCCTCAATTTATCAAACACGGCAGCCATTTTAGTTTACGAAGCATTACGTCAAACCAATTTTCCAGGTCTAGAGTAA
- a CDS encoding HAD family hydrolase, with translation MSKAILFDLDGTLLPMDTGYFVEHYMKALAVKVAPIIEPKQFTKALWEATHEVMTNTDPERLNMEVFEEAFLRLTTLKKEQIWPVFDTFYAESFPDLVQHSQPSPVAQLVIKEAVEAGYKVAIATNPIFPKVAIEHRMKWAGVLDAPFAKVTVYEESHFTKPHLPYYQAICDDIQVHPEDCIMVGNDMQEDMIASQLGVKTYLVEGNVIDRGEPQFPINDRGSLSDLLDKLKGREGIFSAD, from the coding sequence ATGAGTAAAGCTATACTGTTCGATTTAGATGGAACCTTGTTGCCAATGGATACGGGTTATTTTGTAGAGCATTATATGAAAGCGTTGGCGGTTAAAGTAGCCCCGATTATTGAACCAAAGCAATTCACGAAAGCTTTGTGGGAGGCTACACATGAGGTTATGACGAACACTGATCCAGAGCGTTTGAATATGGAAGTGTTTGAGGAGGCTTTTTTAAGGTTGACAACGTTAAAAAAAGAACAGATTTGGCCTGTTTTTGATACGTTTTACGCAGAAAGCTTTCCGGATTTGGTTCAGCATTCACAGCCATCTCCTGTCGCACAGCTTGTTATTAAGGAGGCAGTAGAGGCAGGATATAAGGTTGCTATTGCTACGAATCCCATTTTCCCTAAGGTGGCTATCGAGCATAGGATGAAATGGGCGGGAGTATTAGATGCTCCATTTGCAAAGGTTACAGTGTATGAGGAAAGTCATTTTACCAAGCCGCATTTACCGTACTATCAAGCAATCTGTGATGATATTCAGGTACATCCTGAGGATTGTATTATGGTTGGAAATGATATGCAGGAGGATATGATCGCTAGTCAGCTAGGGGTGAAAACCTATTTAGTCGAGGGAAATGTTATTGATCGAGGGGAGCCACAATTTCCTATCAATGATCGAGGTAGCCTTTCAGATTTATTGGATAAGCTAAAAGGAAGAGAAGGAATATTCTCAGCAGATTGA
- a CDS encoding 2,3-diketo-5-methylthiopentyl-1-phosphate enolase, which translates to MSTELVVATYLVFDAKGDFEKKAEKIAIGLTVGSWTDLPQAQKEQMKKHLGRVISVEEVKDGSAQERSAVIRIGYPTLNFSHDIPALLVTVFGKLSMDGKIKLLDLDFPESFINAFSGPKFGIDGVRELLGVYDRPLLMSIFKSCIGQDLQSLEEQFYQQALGGVDMIKDDEILFENPLTPFEKRLEVGLKAAQRAKEQTGQQVLYAINLTGPTTELLDKAINATKQGATALLFNVLAYGYDALQRITEHPEVRIPVMAHPALAGTIYPATHHGIAASLLLGKLMRLAGADFVLFPSPYGSVAMERGDTLAIADTLRKEWKSERGKLKASFPVPSAGIHPGITPLLHEDFGLQSVMNAGGGIHGHPGGASAGGQAFRQAISILQTSSSFEQEYVKHTELKSAIDMWGLVGRK; encoded by the coding sequence ATGAGTACAGAGCTAGTGGTTGCTACGTATCTAGTCTTCGATGCCAAGGGAGATTTTGAGAAAAAAGCAGAGAAAATAGCGATTGGTTTGACGGTAGGCTCTTGGACTGACCTACCACAGGCACAAAAGGAGCAGATGAAAAAGCATTTAGGGCGTGTAATTTCTGTGGAGGAGGTAAAGGACGGATCAGCACAGGAAAGATCAGCTGTCATTCGCATCGGATATCCAACCCTTAATTTCAGCCATGATATTCCCGCTCTTTTAGTTACTGTGTTCGGTAAGCTATCCATGGACGGAAAAATAAAGCTACTTGATTTGGATTTTCCGGAGTCCTTTATTAACGCTTTTTCTGGTCCAAAGTTTGGTATTGATGGTGTTCGTGAGCTGCTTGGAGTGTATGATCGTCCATTACTGATGAGTATATTTAAGTCCTGTATCGGTCAGGATCTACAGAGTTTAGAGGAGCAATTCTATCAGCAGGCATTAGGTGGAGTAGATATGATTAAGGATGATGAAATTCTGTTTGAAAATCCTTTAACTCCATTTGAAAAAAGGCTTGAGGTTGGACTGAAGGCTGCCCAAAGAGCAAAGGAGCAAACAGGACAACAAGTTTTATATGCTATAAATCTGACTGGACCAACGACAGAGTTACTAGATAAGGCAATAAATGCTACAAAACAAGGAGCTACGGCCTTACTATTTAATGTTTTGGCGTATGGCTATGATGCACTGCAACGTATAACGGAGCATCCGGAGGTTCGCATTCCTGTGATGGCCCATCCAGCGTTAGCTGGAACGATTTATCCTGCTACCCATCATGGAATTGCAGCCTCCTTGCTTTTAGGTAAGCTGATGCGTCTTGCTGGAGCCGATTTTGTTCTGTTCCCATCACCGTATGGCTCTGTAGCTATGGAGAGAGGAGATACGCTGGCTATTGCAGACACGCTTCGAAAAGAATGGAAGTCTGAAAGAGGTAAGCTAAAGGCTAGCTTTCCTGTTCCTTCAGCAGGGATTCATCCGGGGATAACCCCTTTGTTACATGAGGATTTTGGTCTACAAAGTGTGATGAATGCAGGTGGTGGAATTCATGGACATCCAGGTGGAGCAAGTGCGGGAGGGCAGGCGTTTCGCCAAGCTATATCGATCTTACAAACAAGCTCTAGCTTTGAGCAGGAATACGTCAAGCATACAGAGCTGAAAAGCGCGATTGATATGTGGGGCTTAGTAGGGAGGAAATAG
- a CDS encoding pyridoxal phosphate-dependent aminotransferase, producing the protein MRKSFQIQPAKRMDALPTQFFASLVAKVQNKVNQGCDVINLGQGNPDLPTPSHIVNALQEAAENPLYHKYSPFQGYPFLKEAIAEFYRREYQVDIDPETEVAILFGGKSGLIEVSQCLLNPGDSCLVPDPGYPDYWSGIALAEAKMSYMPLRPENQFLPDYKEIGQEALDEAKLMFLNYPNNPTASVATADFFRETVDLAYDHSIAVVHDFAYGAIGFDGKKPISFLQTPGAKEVGIEIYTLSKTYNMAGWRVGFALGNKEMIRLINLLQDHQFVSLFGGIQAAAATALLDSQGCVEQLVQTYENRRNSFFAQLDQMGWKATPSEGSFFAWLPVPTGFTSASFADLLLEEAHIVVAPGIGFGQQGDAFVRVGLLTDEDRAREAIKRVEQLGIFHVT; encoded by the coding sequence ATGAGGAAGAGCTTTCAAATTCAACCAGCAAAGCGTATGGATGCTTTGCCTACACAATTCTTTGCTAGCCTAGTAGCAAAGGTGCAGAACAAAGTCAATCAAGGGTGTGATGTGATTAATTTAGGGCAGGGTAATCCGGATCTGCCAACCCCTTCACATATAGTAAATGCGTTACAGGAAGCAGCAGAAAATCCGCTATACCACAAGTATTCCCCCTTTCAAGGCTATCCATTTTTGAAGGAGGCTATTGCTGAATTTTACCGTAGAGAATATCAGGTCGATATTGATCCTGAAACGGAGGTAGCCATATTATTTGGTGGGAAATCTGGATTAATTGAGGTTAGTCAGTGTTTATTAAATCCAGGAGATTCGTGTCTGGTTCCAGATCCAGGCTATCCGGATTATTGGTCGGGAATAGCACTAGCTGAGGCCAAGATGTCTTACATGCCACTTCGACCTGAAAATCAGTTTTTACCAGATTATAAGGAAATCGGGCAGGAGGCTCTGGATGAAGCTAAGCTTATGTTCTTGAATTATCCGAATAATCCAACGGCATCCGTAGCGACAGCAGATTTTTTCCGTGAAACGGTGGACCTAGCCTATGATCATTCGATTGCTGTTGTGCATGACTTTGCTTATGGAGCGATTGGCTTTGATGGGAAGAAGCCCATTAGCTTTTTGCAGACTCCTGGAGCGAAAGAAGTGGGTATAGAAATTTACACATTATCTAAAACCTACAATATGGCCGGTTGGCGTGTGGGCTTTGCCCTAGGAAATAAAGAGATGATCCGTTTAATTAATCTGCTACAGGATCATCAATTTGTCAGTTTGTTTGGAGGAATTCAGGCAGCTGCTGCAACGGCCCTGTTAGACTCTCAGGGCTGTGTAGAACAGCTGGTCCAAACGTACGAAAACAGGCGCAATTCCTTTTTTGCACAACTAGATCAGATGGGCTGGAAGGCAACTCCTTCAGAGGGCTCCTTTTTCGCTTGGTTACCTGTTCCTACTGGATTTACGTCAGCCAGCTTTGCCGATCTGCTTTTGGAGGAGGCTCATATTGTAGTTGCACCGGGAATTGGCTTTGGTCAGCAGGGTGATGCCTTTGTTCGGGTAGGCCTATTGACCGATGAGGATCGAGCAAGAGAAGCGATAAAAAGGGTTGAACAATTAGGAATCTTTCATGTAACATGA